One region of Paucibacter aquatile genomic DNA includes:
- a CDS encoding YbaB/EbfC family nucleoid-associated protein, producing the protein MMKGQLAGLMKQAQAMQDNLKKAQDELANVEVEGQSGAGLVKVVMTCKNAVKRVTIDPSLLADDKDMLEDLVAAAFNDAVRRAEEVSAQKMSKLTAGMPLPPGMKFPF; encoded by the coding sequence ATGATGAAGGGTCAACTCGCGGGCTTGATGAAGCAAGCCCAGGCCATGCAGGACAACCTGAAGAAGGCTCAGGACGAGCTGGCCAATGTCGAGGTGGAGGGCCAGTCCGGCGCCGGCCTGGTCAAGGTCGTCATGACCTGCAAGAACGCGGTCAAGCGCGTCACCATCGACCCCAGTCTGCTGGCGGACGACAAGGACATGCTGGAAGACCTGGTGGCCGCGGCTTTCAATGACGCGGTGCGCCGCGCCGAAGAAGTCAGCGCCCAGAAGATGAGCAAGCTGACCGCCGGCATGCCCCTGCCGCCGGGCATGAAGTTCCCGTTCTGA
- the recR gene encoding recombination mediator RecR, with protein sequence MTASSPEAGALEALIEALKRLPGVGQKSAQRMAYHLLQHDRDGARLMAEALRAAAEGIGHCERCHTFSESALCPVCADPERDARQLCVVETPADQAALERTNSYRGYYFVLLGRVSPLDGVGVQQIGAAELLARASEGGVEEVILASSFTAEGEATAHVLAEALRSRGIRATRLARGVPVGSELEYVDLGTIAHALVDRR encoded by the coding sequence TTGACAGCGTCCTCTCCCGAAGCGGGCGCTCTGGAGGCGCTGATCGAGGCGCTCAAGCGCCTGCCCGGCGTGGGCCAGAAATCGGCCCAGCGCATGGCCTACCACCTGCTGCAGCACGACCGCGATGGCGCGCGCCTGATGGCCGAGGCCTTGCGGGCCGCGGCCGAAGGCATCGGCCATTGCGAGCGCTGCCACACCTTCAGCGAGTCCGCGCTCTGCCCGGTTTGCGCCGACCCCGAGCGTGATGCGCGCCAGCTCTGCGTGGTGGAAACACCGGCCGACCAGGCGGCGCTGGAGCGCACCAACTCCTACCGCGGTTACTACTTCGTGCTGCTCGGCCGGGTCAGTCCGCTGGACGGCGTGGGCGTGCAGCAGATCGGCGCGGCCGAGTTGCTGGCGCGTGCGAGCGAGGGTGGGGTGGAAGAGGTGATTCTGGCCAGCAGCTTCACTGCCGAGGGAGAGGCCACGGCCCATGTGCTGGCCGAGGCGCTGCGCTCGCGTGGCATCCGTGCCACCCGTTTGGCGCGCGGCGTGCCCGTGGGCAGCGAGCTGGAGTATGTCGATCTCGGCACCATCGCCCACGCCTTGGTGGACCGTCGCTGA
- the dnaX gene encoding DNA polymerase III subunit gamma/tau, protein MSYQVLARKYRPHSFEELVGQEHVVQALANALTQQRLHHAYLFTGTRGVGKTTVSRILAKSLNCTGPDGTGTITATPCGVCEACQAIDAGRFVDYIELDAASNRGVEEISQLLDQSVYKPVMGRFKVYMIDEVHMLSNTAFNAMLKTLEEPPDYLKFVLATTDPQKVPVTVLSRCLQFNLRPMAPQTVLSHLTQVLKQESVPADAGALRLLSRAARGSMRDALSLTDQAIAFGAGSLVEEGVRQMLGTVDRGHVVAIIDALAAADGAAVVAQADGLRALGLSAAGTLEDLAGLLQQMAVAQAAPGALDETDPDTAEAERLAALLPADEIQLMYSMALHGRAELALAPDEYAGLLMVLLRMLSFRPAGAAGQTLNKPAAAVARPARPAPTVAAPRVASNATPVVASVAVPVAVPVAAPAHTPTAPDPLPVEPASPVVAQAALATEAQPDAEPEPEPAVESEPAPVAAAAAPVRSVAEPSAQTQAEPEIEGQMEPEALALQASEPEVGYDAEVATAPPPAPVAAHLAAAVPAPVPAPTVQPRAPSPAAGDYSARLRPRPVVHAEPEPEDEVVGDGRPTDDGEPPPWLDAPMSDDDGGGASASHGADGDDFGASAAPRAGRPAPNRQGYASTAGEDVPLQPTELGAQWAELVAPLGLLALTRELAVRSECVGLENGPAGLMVRLRVERESLRQPALRDKLQVALEAGLQMPVQIELEAGVPQDSPALRDLARIQARQREVEQIVINDPFAQTLMAQFKTARIVPGSIRSH, encoded by the coding sequence ATGAGCTACCAGGTCCTCGCGCGCAAGTACCGCCCCCACAGTTTTGAAGAGCTGGTGGGCCAAGAGCATGTGGTGCAGGCCTTGGCCAATGCACTGACCCAGCAACGCCTGCATCACGCCTACCTCTTCACCGGCACCCGCGGCGTGGGCAAGACCACGGTCTCGCGCATCCTGGCCAAGAGCCTCAACTGCACCGGGCCCGACGGCACGGGCACCATCACCGCCACGCCTTGTGGCGTCTGCGAGGCCTGCCAGGCCATCGATGCCGGTCGTTTTGTCGACTACATCGAGCTCGATGCCGCCTCCAACCGCGGCGTCGAGGAAATCAGTCAGCTGCTGGATCAATCGGTCTACAAGCCAGTCATGGGCCGCTTCAAGGTCTACATGATCGACGAAGTCCACATGCTCTCGAACACCGCCTTCAACGCCATGTTGAAGACGCTGGAGGAGCCGCCGGATTACCTGAAATTCGTGCTCGCCACCACCGACCCGCAGAAGGTGCCGGTCACCGTGCTCTCGCGCTGCCTGCAGTTCAATCTGCGGCCCATGGCGCCGCAGACGGTGCTCAGCCATCTGACGCAGGTGTTGAAGCAGGAAAGCGTGCCGGCCGATGCGGGTGCGCTGCGCCTGCTCTCGCGCGCGGCGCGTGGGTCCATGCGTGATGCGCTTTCGCTGACCGATCAGGCCATCGCCTTTGGCGCCGGTTCGCTGGTGGAAGAAGGCGTGCGCCAGATGCTGGGTACGGTCGATCGTGGCCATGTGGTGGCCATCATCGACGCCTTGGCCGCCGCCGACGGTGCGGCCGTGGTGGCCCAGGCCGATGGCCTGCGCGCCCTCGGCCTGTCGGCTGCAGGCACCCTGGAAGATCTGGCCGGCCTGTTGCAGCAGATGGCCGTGGCCCAAGCGGCCCCCGGTGCTCTGGACGAGACCGACCCGGACACGGCCGAGGCCGAGCGCCTGGCGGCCCTGCTGCCGGCCGATGAGATTCAGCTGATGTACAGCATGGCCTTGCACGGCCGCGCCGAGCTGGCCCTGGCGCCCGATGAATACGCCGGCCTGCTGATGGTGCTGCTGCGCATGCTCAGCTTTCGTCCCGCCGGTGCGGCCGGCCAGACGCTGAACAAGCCCGCTGCGGCTGTGGCAAGGCCGGCACGACCGGCGCCGACGGTGGCTGCGCCCAGAGTCGCCTCAAATGCGACGCCTGTGGTTGCATCTGTTGCTGTGCCTGTCGCTGTGCCTGTTGCTGCGCCGGCTCACACGCCAACAGCGCCGGATCCGCTGCCTGTCGAGCCCGCGTCGCCTGTGGTTGCGCAAGCAGCGCTAGCGACCGAGGCGCAACCCGACGCTGAGCCCGAACCTGAGCCTGCAGTCGAATCCGAGCCTGCACCTGTTGCCGCGGCGGCAGCGCCGGTTCGTTCTGTGGCCGAGCCCAGTGCGCAAACGCAGGCTGAGCCCGAGATCGAAGGCCAGATGGAGCCCGAGGCTCTCGCCCTGCAGGCGTCCGAGCCTGAGGTCGGCTACGACGCTGAAGTGGCGACAGCTCCGCCTCCTGCACCTGTGGCTGCACATTTGGCTGCAGCTGTACCCGCGCCCGTGCCCGCACCGACCGTGCAGCCCCGCGCCCCCAGCCCCGCCGCTGGCGATTACAGCGCCCGCCTGCGCCCCCGCCCTGTGGTTCATGCCGAGCCCGAGCCCGAGGATGAGGTCGTCGGTGATGGCCGGCCCACGGACGATGGCGAACCGCCGCCGTGGCTGGATGCGCCCATGTCGGACGATGACGGTGGCGGCGCATCCGCCTCACACGGCGCCGATGGCGACGATTTTGGAGCCAGCGCCGCCCCGCGCGCCGGCCGCCCGGCACCGAATCGCCAGGGCTATGCCTCGACCGCCGGCGAGGATGTGCCGCTGCAGCCCACCGAGCTGGGCGCGCAATGGGCCGAGCTGGTGGCGCCGCTGGGCTTGCTGGCGCTGACGCGTGAGCTGGCCGTGCGATCGGAATGCGTGGGTCTGGAGAACGGCCCGGCCGGCTTGATGGTGCGTCTGCGTGTGGAGCGCGAATCGCTGCGCCAACCGGCGCTGCGCGACAAGCTGCAAGTGGCGCTCGAAGCTGGCTTGCAGATGCCGGTGCAGATCGAGCTGGAGGCCGGCGTGCCCCAGGACTCGCCGGCACTGCGCGATCTGGCCCGCATCCAGGCGCGCCAGCGTGAGGTGGAGCAGATCGTGATCAACGATCCTTTTGCGCAAACCTTGATGGCCCAGTTCAAGACGGCACGCATCGTGCCCGGTTCGATCCGCTCGCATTGA
- a CDS encoding response regulator — translation MHILLIEDDLSLGSALLEALKLEGFSVQWLRRAGDAPHRLDDAGCAAVLLDLGLPDGSGLELLKRWRGQNDATAILLITAQGELDQRLAGLDAGADDYLVKPFAIPELLARLRSVRRRQAAQSSGEEWAFGVLSVLPRQAMARLNGAPLDLTPREFQLLLALAEAGGQVVNKHKLAQAMEPLGEALDMTALQVHLSNLRRKIGAQRIGTLRGVGYWLESLS, via the coding sequence ATGCACATCCTGCTGATCGAAGACGATCTCTCCCTGGGCTCGGCGCTGCTGGAGGCCTTGAAGCTGGAGGGCTTCAGCGTGCAATGGCTGCGCCGCGCCGGCGATGCACCGCATCGGCTCGACGATGCTGGCTGCGCCGCGGTGCTGCTGGATCTGGGCCTGCCCGACGGCAGCGGGCTTGAACTGCTCAAGCGCTGGCGCGGCCAAAACGACGCCACCGCCATTTTGCTGATCACCGCCCAGGGCGAGCTCGATCAGCGTCTGGCCGGCCTGGACGCCGGCGCCGACGATTATCTGGTCAAGCCCTTTGCCATTCCTGAATTGCTGGCCCGCCTGCGCTCGGTGCGGCGGCGCCAGGCCGCGCAAAGCAGCGGCGAGGAGTGGGCGTTTGGCGTACTGAGCGTGCTGCCACGCCAGGCCATGGCTCGTCTGAACGGCGCCCCTCTGGACTTGACACCGCGCGAATTCCAGCTGCTGCTGGCCCTGGCCGAAGCCGGCGGTCAGGTGGTGAACAAGCACAAGCTGGCTCAGGCCATGGAACCGCTGGGCGAGGCCCTGGACATGACGGCCCTGCAGGTGCATCTGAGCAATCTGCGCCGCAAGATCGGCGCGCAGCGCATCGGCACCTTGCGGGGCGTCGGCTACTGGCTGGAGTCACTGTCGTGA
- a CDS encoding transglycosylase SLT domain-containing protein — translation MTPSPTPRRGLQALSTLALAALLAACASGPTPVAETAAPSERNALPRSFGSLALSNTPEATAAPSPATSQDEALGAPELEDSLRPGMKIDLDAPTARNDLWDRLRAGFQLEDLENEGVRRAEAWYSARPDYVQRMTERGSRYLFHIIEEVEKRGMPAELALLPFTESAFNPQAMSTAKASGMWQFVPATGRDFSLKQNIFRDDRRDVLASTRAALDYLGRLHKMFGDWRLALAAYNWGQGNVQKAIARNQKAGLPTDYESLRMPEETRYYIPKLQAVKNIVQNPEKYGLSLPPVENHPYFLTVRIDRDIDLETAARLAGITLEKFKQFNPQMNKPVMLAAGSNQLLLPYDNAKAFALNLSAHRGPLASWTAWVVPKTMHPSVAAKQVGMDENQLREVNKIPPRMLVKQGSTLLVPRSAKRSEDVSSHLADNASISLAPDVPPLRKLKIKAGRNDSVTTVAARYGVSPAQVAQWNKVASGAKFKPGQALAVYVPNKPAARSGTQLAAKSGKAGVSSKGGTRVASAKSSGKSNGSAARSQSKSRGVTVAAAPETAVRASIKR, via the coding sequence ATGACCCCAAGCCCTACCCCGCGCCGCGGCCTGCAAGCCCTGTCCACCCTGGCTCTGGCCGCCCTGCTGGCCGCCTGCGCCAGCGGCCCGACCCCCGTGGCCGAAACCGCAGCCCCCAGCGAACGCAATGCCCTGCCGCGCAGCTTCGGCAGCCTGGCCCTGTCGAACACCCCCGAGGCCACAGCCGCGCCAAGCCCGGCCACCAGCCAGGACGAAGCCCTGGGTGCCCCCGAGCTGGAAGACAGCCTGCGCCCGGGCATGAAGATCGATCTGGACGCCCCGACCGCGCGCAACGACCTGTGGGATCGCCTGCGCGCCGGCTTCCAACTAGAAGACCTGGAGAACGAGGGTGTGCGCCGCGCCGAGGCCTGGTACAGCGCCCGCCCCGACTATGTGCAGCGCATGACGGAGCGTGGCAGCCGCTACCTCTTCCACATCATCGAAGAGGTCGAAAAGCGCGGCATGCCGGCCGAGCTGGCCCTGCTGCCCTTCACGGAAAGCGCCTTCAACCCGCAGGCCATGTCCACCGCCAAGGCCTCGGGCATGTGGCAGTTCGTGCCGGCCACCGGCCGTGACTTCTCGCTCAAGCAGAACATCTTCCGCGACGACCGCCGCGATGTGCTGGCCTCCACCCGCGCTGCACTCGACTACCTGGGCCGCCTGCACAAGATGTTCGGAGACTGGCGCCTGGCCTTGGCGGCCTACAACTGGGGCCAGGGCAATGTGCAGAAAGCCATCGCGCGCAACCAAAAGGCCGGCCTGCCGACCGACTACGAGAGCCTGCGCATGCCGGAGGAGACGCGCTACTACATCCCCAAGCTGCAGGCGGTGAAGAACATCGTGCAGAACCCGGAGAAGTACGGCCTGTCCCTGCCGCCGGTGGAGAACCACCCCTACTTCCTGACCGTGCGCATCGACCGCGACATCGATCTGGAAACCGCCGCCCGTCTGGCCGGCATCACGCTGGAAAAGTTCAAGCAGTTCAATCCTCAGATGAACAAGCCGGTGATGCTGGCCGCCGGCAGCAACCAGCTGCTGCTGCCCTACGACAACGCCAAGGCCTTTGCCCTGAACCTCAGCGCCCACCGCGGCCCGCTGGCCAGCTGGACCGCCTGGGTGGTGCCCAAGACCATGCACCCCTCGGTGGCAGCCAAGCAGGTGGGCATGGACGAAAACCAGCTGCGCGAGGTCAACAAGATCCCACCGCGCATGCTGGTCAAGCAGGGCTCGACCCTGCTGGTGCCACGCAGCGCCAAGCGCAGCGAAGACGTCTCCAGCCATCTGGCCGACAACGCCTCGATCAGCCTGGCGCCCGATGTGCCCCCGCTGCGCAAACTCAAGATCAAGGCTGGCCGCAACGACAGCGTCACCACGGTGGCGGCGCGTTATGGCGTCAGCCCCGCCCAGGTGGCGCAGTGGAACAAGGTGGCCAGCGGCGCCAAGTTCAAGCCTGGCCAGGCCCTGGCCGTTTACGTGCCCAACAAGCCGGCCGCGCGCAGCGGCACGCAGCTGGCGGCCAAATCGGGCAAGGCCGGTGTCAGCAGCAAGGGCGGCACGCGCGTGGCATCGGCCAAATCCAGCGGCAAGAGCAATGGCAGCGCTGCCAGGTCCCAAAGCAAATCGCGCGGTGTGACGGTGGCCGCAGCGCCGGAGACGGCGGTGCGAGCTTCGATCAAGCGCTGA
- the gloB gene encoding hydroxyacylglutathione hydrolase, whose translation MELTALPAFTDNYIWMLSVGRDALVVDPGEAEPVIAALRERDLHLRGILVTHHHGDHVGGIDALRPWLKDGQGQVWGPASERIPAPFTPLSEGQHVSLLGLDFEVLEVPGHTAGHIAFVLRQPGGGQAPMLFCGDTLFSGGCGRLFEGTPAQMQASLARFAALPAETRVCCTHEYTLSNLRFAREIEPDNRALAEYQTWCEAQRAQGQPTLPSRVGLELQINPFLRCTEPSVQAAARRHTSFSPTQRPRPGEAPQDLPPESLAVFAALRQWKNDYR comes from the coding sequence ATGGAACTGACAGCCCTTCCCGCTTTCACGGACAACTACATCTGGATGCTCAGCGTCGGGCGCGACGCCCTCGTCGTCGACCCCGGCGAGGCCGAGCCGGTGATCGCCGCCTTGCGCGAGCGCGACCTGCACCTGCGGGGCATTCTAGTGACGCACCACCATGGCGACCATGTTGGCGGCATCGACGCCCTGCGCCCCTGGCTGAAGGACGGCCAGGGTCAGGTCTGGGGCCCGGCAAGCGAGCGCATTCCCGCGCCCTTCACGCCGCTGAGCGAGGGCCAGCACGTATCCCTGCTCGGCCTGGACTTCGAGGTGCTGGAGGTGCCCGGCCACACGGCCGGCCACATTGCCTTTGTGCTGCGCCAACCGGGCGGCGGCCAGGCGCCCATGCTGTTCTGCGGCGACACCTTGTTCTCGGGAGGCTGCGGCCGCCTGTTCGAAGGCACGCCGGCGCAAATGCAAGCCTCGCTGGCGCGTTTCGCCGCCCTACCCGCCGAGACGCGCGTCTGCTGCACGCACGAGTACACCCTGTCCAATCTGCGCTTCGCCCGCGAGATCGAACCCGACAACCGCGCCCTGGCCGAGTACCAGACCTGGTGCGAGGCGCAGCGTGCCCAAGGTCAACCGACCCTGCCCTCCCGCGTTGGACTGGAGCTGCAGATCAACCCCTTTCTACGCTGCACCGAACCCAGCGTTCAGGCTGCAGCGCGCCGCCACACCAGCTTCTCGCCCACCCAGCGCCCCCGGCCGGGTGAGGCGCCGCAAGACCTGCCCCCCGAATCCCTCGCTGTCTTCGCCGCCCTGCGGCAATGGAAGAACGACTACCGATGA
- a CDS encoding MAPEG family protein, whose protein sequence is MTLANTCIIVASLLPIVCAGIAKSRGFGKRRRDGGYDNHQPRAWLSGLSGWQARANAAQANSFEALPLFIAGVLAAQQMQAPQATVDALALGFIGARIAYIAAYLADQATLRSLIWFAGLACSIALFFVGGP, encoded by the coding sequence ATGACACTCGCCAACACCTGCATCATCGTCGCCAGCCTGCTGCCCATCGTCTGCGCCGGCATCGCCAAGTCGCGCGGCTTCGGCAAGCGGCGCCGGGATGGCGGCTACGACAACCACCAGCCACGCGCCTGGCTGTCGGGTCTGAGCGGCTGGCAGGCGCGCGCCAATGCGGCCCAGGCCAACAGCTTCGAGGCCTTGCCGCTGTTCATCGCCGGCGTGCTGGCCGCCCAGCAGATGCAGGCCCCGCAGGCCACGGTGGATGCCCTGGCGCTGGGCTTCATCGGCGCCCGCATCGCCTACATCGCCGCTTATCTGGCGGACCAGGCCACGCTGCGCTCGTTGATCTGGTTTGCGGGCCTGGCTTGCAGCATTGCGCTATTTTTCGTGGGCGGCCCATGA
- a CDS encoding sensor histidine kinase — MRPPARWVQLRSRSLGRRTVGALLLAFVVITLALLALNYWSVKHSLAQQSQAHQLGRLLARSIESLEQEDSARAVLQGFVAEYNQLRQEMAWENGAMSVELRTAEGRLVYRSGPPLDAWLQAEAWPSGPALRPWNGRMQSTFGAQDARWQLRIADPLPGDRILLGWLLGELGPSLALALPVLLLTLWLAVRTGLRPLREFTARIAGLDLRQDLAPLQLDLRYAELQPLAQAFDRLLSQLSAQRAQERAFVHDAAHELRTPLAALGAQTHVLLHSLDEAGRQRAAQALQQGVERTAHLSQQLLDLARLDPAASAAAHERFDLVELCAWVLQQAHPAARQRAVSLALEAPEHWPWQGSRHALQSLLQNLVDNGLRYGARELRLELQARAAGRLLLAVRDDGPGIAPEAQARMFERFWRGDQAQEHMQEPGSGLGLSIAAQAAFQLEAELRVGPGLHGRGIGFELVLPDAPASSAAQAPAESA, encoded by the coding sequence GTGAGGCCCCCGGCCCGGTGGGTGCAGCTGCGAAGCCGCAGCCTGGGGCGGCGCACGGTGGGCGCCCTGCTGCTGGCCTTTGTCGTCATCACCCTGGCCCTGCTGGCGCTCAACTACTGGAGCGTGAAGCACAGCCTCGCGCAGCAATCGCAGGCCCACCAATTGGGCCGCCTGCTGGCCCGCAGCATCGAATCACTTGAGCAAGAGGACAGCGCCCGGGCCGTGCTGCAGGGTTTTGTTGCCGAGTACAACCAGCTGCGCCAGGAGATGGCCTGGGAAAACGGCGCCATGAGCGTGGAGTTGCGGACGGCCGAAGGGCGGCTGGTCTACCGCAGCGGCCCGCCACTCGACGCCTGGCTGCAAGCGGAAGCATGGCCTTCGGGCCCTGCCCTGCGGCCCTGGAATGGCCGCATGCAGTCCACCTTTGGCGCCCAGGATGCCCGCTGGCAACTGCGCATCGCCGACCCCCTGCCCGGCGATCGGATCCTGCTCGGCTGGCTGCTGGGTGAGCTGGGGCCCTCCCTGGCCCTGGCCTTGCCGGTGCTGCTGCTGACGCTGTGGTTGGCCGTGCGCACCGGTCTGCGCCCGCTGCGCGAGTTCACCGCCCGCATCGCAGGCCTGGATCTGAGGCAAGACCTGGCCCCGCTGCAGCTGGACCTGCGCTATGCCGAGCTGCAACCCCTGGCCCAGGCATTCGACCGCTTGCTGAGCCAGCTGAGCGCGCAACGCGCCCAGGAGCGCGCTTTTGTTCACGATGCCGCCCACGAGCTGCGCACCCCCTTGGCCGCTCTGGGCGCCCAGACGCATGTGCTGCTACACAGCCTCGACGAAGCCGGCCGTCAGCGCGCCGCCCAGGCCCTGCAGCAAGGCGTGGAGCGCACGGCGCACCTGTCCCAGCAGTTGCTCGATCTGGCGCGGCTGGACCCTGCAGCTTCCGCAGCAGCGCACGAGCGCTTCGACCTGGTCGAGCTCTGCGCCTGGGTGCTGCAGCAGGCCCATCCGGCCGCCCGGCAGCGCGCCGTCAGCCTGGCCTTGGAAGCCCCGGAACACTGGCCCTGGCAAGGCTCTCGTCATGCCCTGCAATCCCTGCTGCAAAACCTGGTGGACAACGGCCTGCGCTACGGCGCACGGGAGCTGCGACTTGAGCTGCAGGCCCGGGCGGCAGGCCGCTTGCTGCTGGCCGTGCGTGATGACGGCCCTGGCATCGCACCCGAAGCGCAGGCGCGCATGTTCGAGCGCTTCTGGCGCGGCGATCAAGCGCAGGAGCACATGCAGGAGCCGGGCAGCGGCCTCGGCCTGTCCATCGCCGCACAGGCGGCATTTCAGCTGGAGGCGGAGCTGCGCGTCGGCCCGGGCCTGCATGGGCGGGGCATCGGCTTCGAGCTGGTACTGCCTGATGCACCCGCAAGCAGCGCGGCTCAGGCCCCTGCCGAGAGCGCCTGA
- a CDS encoding AIR synthase related protein yields the protein MSTPASHTSSSPDTLSYEQAGVNYDLIDPLKISAQRAAAATGAHLAAHGFTEVLASRGESAYVVDVGPFYIASIVECLGTKTLVADEMRQLTGKNYYDGIAQDTIAMAVNDLITVGATPLVVQAYWAAGGSDWFGDKGRAQSLVEGWKRACDTCQVAWGGGETPALAGIVESGRIDLAASCTGLINPKERLSVGDKLGAGDAIVLLASSGIHANGLSLARKLVERLPQGYLTEIAPGLSYGEALLAPTVLYSPVTEALYKAGIQPHYCANITGHGWRKLLRHPGQFTYRIHTVPPVTPVLKFMQQHAKQDDREAYSTLNMGAGFAIFVPAADAARTVEVAKACGIEAWVAGSLEAGEKQLLIEPLNIRFSDDDLQLR from the coding sequence ATGAGCACGCCCGCATCCCACACCTCTTCCTCGCCCGACACCCTCAGCTACGAACAAGCCGGTGTCAATTACGACCTGATCGACCCGCTGAAGATCAGCGCACAGCGTGCCGCGGCCGCCACCGGCGCCCACCTGGCCGCCCATGGTTTCACCGAGGTGCTGGCCTCGCGCGGCGAGTCGGCCTATGTCGTGGATGTGGGCCCCTTCTACATCGCCTCCATCGTCGAATGCCTGGGCACCAAGACCCTGGTGGCCGACGAGATGCGCCAGCTGACCGGCAAGAACTACTACGACGGCATCGCCCAGGACACCATCGCCATGGCGGTGAACGACCTGATCACCGTCGGCGCCACGCCCCTGGTGGTGCAGGCCTACTGGGCCGCGGGTGGCTCGGACTGGTTCGGCGACAAGGGCCGGGCGCAAAGCCTGGTCGAAGGCTGGAAACGCGCCTGCGACACCTGCCAGGTCGCCTGGGGCGGCGGCGAGACGCCGGCCCTGGCCGGCATCGTCGAGAGCGGCCGCATCGACCTGGCCGCCTCCTGCACCGGCCTGATCAACCCCAAGGAACGCCTCTCGGTGGGTGACAAGCTGGGCGCTGGCGACGCCATCGTGCTGCTGGCCTCCAGCGGCATCCATGCCAACGGCCTGAGCCTGGCTCGCAAGCTGGTCGAGCGCCTGCCGCAAGGCTATCTGACCGAAATCGCACCGGGCCTGAGCTATGGCGAGGCCCTGCTCGCCCCCACCGTGCTGTATTCGCCGGTGACCGAGGCGCTCTACAAGGCCGGCATCCAGCCGCACTACTGCGCCAACATCACCGGTCATGGCTGGCGCAAGCTGCTACGTCACCCAGGCCAGTTCACCTACCGCATCCACACCGTGCCGCCGGTCACGCCGGTGCTGAAGTTCATGCAACAGCATGCCAAGCAAGACGACCGCGAGGCCTACTCCACGCTGAATATGGGCGCTGGCTTCGCCATCTTCGTGCCCGCGGCCGATGCCGCCCGCACGGTGGAAGTGGCCAAGGCCTGCGGCATCGAGGCCTGGGTCGCCGGCAGCCTGGAAGCGGGCGAGAAGCAGCTGCTGATCGAGCCTCTGAATATCCGCTTCAGCGACGACGACCTGCAACTGCGCTGA
- the rnhA gene encoding ribonuclease HI — MNAAVPPSTPEAKPPVHIAKPVVVIYTDGACKGNPGTGGWGAWLSAGGHEKELFGGERNTTNNRMELTAVIEALASLKRSCQITIYTDSEYVRKGMTEWISGWQRRGWKTADNKPVKNAELWQRLDALRKLHQVEWRWVKGHSGDPGNERADALANRGVASVGR, encoded by the coding sequence ATGAATGCAGCAGTTCCCCCGTCCACCCCCGAAGCCAAGCCGCCGGTCCATATCGCCAAGCCGGTGGTGGTCATCTACACCGACGGGGCTTGCAAGGGCAACCCGGGCACAGGCGGCTGGGGTGCCTGGCTGAGTGCCGGCGGGCATGAGAAAGAGCTGTTCGGCGGCGAGCGCAACACCACCAACAACCGCATGGAGCTGACGGCCGTGATCGAGGCCCTGGCCTCGCTCAAGCGCAGCTGCCAGATCACCATCTACACCGACAGCGAGTACGTGCGCAAAGGCATGACCGAGTGGATCAGCGGCTGGCAGCGCCGCGGCTGGAAGACGGCCGACAACAAGCCGGTCAAGAACGCCGAGCTCTGGCAGCGCCTGGATGCGCTGCGCAAGCTGCACCAGGTGGAGTGGCGCTGGGTCAAGGGCCATTCTGGCGACCCGGGCAATGAGCGCGCCGACGCCCTGGCCAACCGCGGCGTGGCCTCGGTCGGCCGCTGA
- a CDS encoding class I SAM-dependent methyltransferase, producing the protein MTREASIIELATWLQTPPGQYLLRWEQQQLDAAVVDIFGFHALQLGLSELPTLRANRMPHRWLALDAAARSGPQGLPLLLTEFDALPFESNSLDLVVLPHSLELAPDPHQTLREVERVLRPEGRLIILGLNPASLWGLRQNLGRLLPGEQKLYLPLAGEFLGYWRLRDWLRLLTFEVEAARFGCYSPPLRSEVWLERWRRIEPIGGRWWPVLGAVYFIQAVKRVHGMRLIGLQRSRKFGRAAAPAVVTQSGNARPWQGEGRPPER; encoded by the coding sequence ATGACGCGCGAAGCTTCGATTATAGAGTTGGCCACCTGGCTGCAGACGCCGCCGGGCCAGTACCTGCTGCGCTGGGAACAGCAGCAGCTCGATGCCGCCGTGGTCGATATTTTTGGCTTCCATGCCCTGCAGCTGGGCCTGTCCGAGCTGCCGACCTTGCGTGCCAACCGCATGCCGCACCGCTGGCTGGCGCTGGACGCCGCTGCCCGCTCCGGGCCGCAGGGTCTGCCCCTGCTGCTGACCGAGTTCGATGCCCTGCCTTTCGAGAGCAACAGCCTGGACCTGGTGGTACTGCCGCACAGCCTGGAGCTGGCACCCGACCCGCACCAGACCTTGCGCGAGGTCGAGCGGGTGCTGCGGCCGGAGGGGCGGCTGATCATCCTGGGCCTGAATCCGGCCAGCCTCTGGGGCCTGAGGCAGAATCTCGGCCGCTTGCTGCCCGGCGAGCAAAAGCTCTACCTGCCTTTGGCGGGCGAGTTTCTGGGCTACTGGCGCTTGCGCGACTGGCTGCGCTTGCTGACGTTTGAGGTCGAGGCGGCGCGCTTCGGTTGCTACAGCCCGCCGCTGCGCAGCGAGGTCTGGCTGGAGCGCTGGCGCCGCATCGAGCCCATCGGCGGGCGCTGGTGGCCGGTGCTCGGCGCGGTGTATTTCATCCAGGCGGTCAAGCGGGTGCATGGCATGCGCTTGATTGGTTTGCAGCGCTCGCGCAAGTTCGGCCGTGCTGCGGCTCCGGCTGTGGTGACGCAAAGCGGCAATGCCCGGCCCTGGCAGGGCGAAGGGCGGCCGCCCGAGCGCTGA